A single genomic interval of Stieleria maiorica harbors:
- a CDS encoding two-component system sensor histidine kinase NtrB, whose translation MQSQDKAVLLAILEAAVDAIIVIDSRGTIQTVNPATSTLFGFSKEEMLGQNVNMLMPSPFREQHDGYLSNYLKTGEAKIIGIGREVVGKRKDGSTFPMHLAVSRMSIGDQILFAGIVRDITDLKNVQNQLAQANEQLEQRVQERTRELRAAQADLLKSERMATLGQVSGGIAHEIRNPLNAVRTSVYYLRNVQNPSPEKVAEHLERIDRQVSLIDNVITALSDIARMPEPAVIPCDVNDLLRKIVCSISMPRNIQVELDLPDTGLQAGIDPNQVSIVFRNLLRNARDAMPDGGVITLTGQADSENVVVHVTDNGVGIQPDDLARVTEPLFSTKARGMGLGLAISVAILKKNHGRLDVKSEPGKGTTFSVHLKPFLAEHTA comes from the coding sequence ATGCAAAGTCAAGACAAAGCCGTGCTGTTGGCGATTCTGGAAGCGGCGGTCGATGCCATCATCGTCATCGATAGCCGAGGAACCATCCAAACGGTCAATCCGGCAACCAGCACGCTTTTCGGTTTTTCCAAGGAGGAAATGCTGGGGCAAAACGTCAACATGCTGATGCCCAGCCCGTTTCGGGAGCAACATGACGGCTACCTGAGCAATTACCTCAAGACCGGCGAGGCAAAGATCATCGGAATCGGCCGCGAGGTGGTCGGCAAACGCAAAGACGGTTCGACCTTTCCGATGCACTTGGCCGTCAGTCGGATGTCGATCGGCGACCAGATCTTGTTCGCCGGAATCGTGCGTGACATCACCGATCTGAAGAACGTCCAGAACCAATTGGCCCAAGCCAACGAACAATTGGAACAACGCGTCCAGGAACGAACGAGGGAATTGCGAGCGGCGCAGGCGGACCTGCTGAAGTCCGAGCGAATGGCCACGCTGGGCCAGGTTTCCGGAGGCATCGCGCACGAAATCCGCAATCCGCTCAATGCCGTCCGCACGTCGGTCTATTATCTGCGCAATGTCCAAAATCCGTCACCAGAAAAAGTCGCTGAACATCTGGAGAGGATTGATCGGCAGGTCTCGTTGATCGACAATGTGATCACGGCGCTCTCGGATATCGCGCGGATGCCGGAACCGGCGGTGATCCCCTGTGATGTCAACGATTTGCTCCGCAAGATCGTCTGCTCGATTTCGATGCCTCGAAACATCCAGGTCGAATTGGATCTGCCCGACACCGGTTTACAAGCCGGCATCGATCCCAACCAAGTTTCCATCGTCTTTCGTAACCTGCTCCGCAATGCACGTGACGCGATGCCCGATGGGGGAGTGATTACGTTGACCGGACAGGCCGATTCGGAGAACGTCGTGGTCCACGTGACCGACAACGGTGTCGGGATCCAGCCGGACGACTTGGCGCGTGTGACCGAACCACTTTTCTCCACCAAAGCGCGCGGGATGGGACTGGGATTGGCAATTTCCGTCGCCATCCTCAAGAAAAACCACGGGCGGCTCGACGTCAAAAGTGAACCCGGCAAAGGCACCACCTTTTCGGTTCACCTGAAACCATTTTTAGCGGAACACACAGCATGA
- a CDS encoding response regulator, whose translation MNERGSRVLIVDDDADIRANFSDILSDLGYQTTTAEDGVAALRCIRESRFDVVLLDYQMPGMDGASLYREIKKLQPSIAAIMITAWAGSDGAQQAKNAGTWDVLRKPVDIPDLLEKLSRAATAPIVLVVDDDEEFCQSLWQILNLKHFRVALAHSEAEGISRAADSKYQVAIVDLKLGSGDGRKVIRRIHRAIPEARTIIVSGDQKTAADAYEELGDQIVNAVCAKPIDVEQLLTMIESETGRN comes from the coding sequence ATGAACGAGCGGGGATCGCGGGTATTGATCGTCGATGACGACGCCGATATCCGCGCCAATTTTTCCGACATCCTCAGCGACCTCGGGTACCAAACCACAACGGCCGAAGACGGTGTAGCGGCGCTGCGCTGCATCCGCGAAAGCCGCTTCGACGTGGTCCTGCTGGACTATCAAATGCCCGGCATGGACGGCGCCTCGCTCTATCGCGAGATCAAAAAGCTACAGCCCTCCATCGCCGCCATCATGATCACCGCCTGGGCCGGCAGCGACGGCGCCCAACAAGCAAAGAACGCCGGCACCTGGGACGTGCTTCGCAAACCCGTCGACATTCCCGATCTGTTGGAGAAACTCTCCCGCGCCGCCACCGCGCCGATCGTGTTGGTGGTCGATGATGACGAAGAATTCTGCCAATCGCTGTGGCAGATCTTGAACCTCAAGCACTTTCGCGTCGCACTGGCCCACAGTGAAGCCGAAGGGATCTCCCGAGCCGCCGATTCAAAGTATCAGGTCGCGATCGTCGACCTGAAACTCGGCAGCGGAGACGGCCGCAAGGTGATCCGCCGGATCCACCGCGCGATCCCGGAAGCCCGCACCATCATCGTCAGCGGCGACCAGAAAACCGCCGCCGACGCCTACGAAGAACTGGGCGACCAAATCGTCAACGCCGTCTGCGCCAAACCCATCGACGTCGAACAATTGCTGACCATGATCGAATCCGAAACCGGCCGGAATTGA